One window of Pseudomonas sp. FP198 genomic DNA carries:
- a CDS encoding response regulator — protein MQNTPVANSGDPRVLDDDRRWSTHALIVDDDVPIRELLIDYLARFSIRGIGVTDGAAMRQALQAGHFDVVVLDLMLPGEDGLQLCRWLRAESDIPILMLTARCEPTDRIIGLELGADDYMAKPFEPRELVARIQTILRRVRDDRTEQRANIRFDNWRLNSVLRQLVSADGLVVPLSNAEFRLLWVFIERPHRVLSREQLLDAARGRSIEAFDRSIDLLVSRLRQKLGDDPKAPQLIKTVRGEGYLFDARAIS, from the coding sequence ATGCAGAACACCCCTGTTGCAAATTCTGGCGATCCAAGAGTACTCGACGACGATAGGCGTTGGAGCACCCACGCACTGATCGTCGATGACGACGTACCGATCCGAGAACTGCTGATCGACTACCTGGCCCGCTTCAGCATTCGCGGCATCGGCGTGACCGATGGCGCGGCCATGCGCCAGGCGCTGCAGGCCGGGCATTTCGATGTGGTCGTCCTGGACCTGATGTTGCCGGGCGAGGACGGCTTGCAGCTGTGCCGCTGGCTGCGGGCCGAATCGGACATCCCGATCCTGATGCTGACTGCCCGCTGCGAACCCACCGATCGCATCATCGGCCTGGAACTGGGCGCCGACGACTACATGGCCAAGCCCTTTGAACCCAGGGAATTGGTGGCGCGAATCCAGACCATCCTGCGCCGCGTGCGTGATGATCGCACCGAGCAGCGCGCCAATATCCGCTTCGACAACTGGCGGCTCAACAGCGTACTGCGCCAACTGGTTTCCGCCGACGGCCTGGTGGTGCCGCTATCCAACGCCGAGTTCCGGCTGCTATGGGTGTTCATCGAGCGTCCGCACCGAGTGCTCAGCCGTGAACAACTGCTGGACGCGGCCCGCGGTCGTTCGATCGAAGCTTTTGATCGCAGTATCGACCTGCTGGTCTCGCGCTTGCGTCAAAAGCTGGGCGACGACCCAAAGGCCCCGCAGTTGATCAAGACCGTACGCGGTGAAGGCTACCTGTTCGACGCGCGAGCCATCAGTTGA
- a CDS encoding cell wall metabolism sensor histidine kinase WalK, whose amino-acid sequence MRMRLDTLFGRLFGVLLLAIVLAHLLAFAWFFYYGPPPPPGPPPESSRPIEGGQGSAPPTDRPLRPRFGGPVVPLTFQLVFLIVAAWYGAKLLTRPIQRLSEAAERLSENLDSQPLDASGPREARQAAHTFNLMQQRIREQVQQRSRMLGAVSHDLRTPLSRLKLRLEQIDDPKLQNQMRQDLDDMIGMLDATLSYLHEQRTSEALQWMDVQALAESLSENAQDQGADVQVSGACAPLLVQPMALRSCINNLIDNALRYAGHASIVLEDQRHQLLIRVIDHGPGIAADKREAVFEPFFRLEGSRNRNSGGVGLGMTIAREAAERLGGQLSLEETPGGGLTAVIGLPRR is encoded by the coding sequence ATGCGCATGCGCCTGGACACCCTGTTCGGCCGGCTGTTCGGCGTGCTTTTGCTGGCGATCGTCCTGGCGCACCTGCTGGCTTTTGCCTGGTTTTTCTACTACGGCCCGCCACCGCCTCCGGGACCACCACCCGAGTCTTCCCGGCCAATCGAAGGCGGCCAAGGCTCGGCGCCACCAACCGATCGTCCTTTGCGCCCGCGGTTCGGCGGTCCCGTGGTGCCGCTGACATTTCAGCTTGTGTTCCTGATCGTAGCCGCCTGGTACGGCGCCAAGCTGTTGACCCGGCCGATCCAGCGCCTGAGCGAGGCCGCCGAACGATTAAGCGAGAACCTCGACAGCCAGCCGTTGGATGCAAGCGGCCCCAGGGAGGCACGCCAGGCGGCCCATACGTTCAACTTGATGCAGCAGCGGATCCGTGAGCAGGTACAGCAGCGCTCGCGGATGCTCGGCGCGGTCTCCCACGATTTGCGAACGCCGCTGTCACGGCTCAAGTTGCGCCTGGAACAGATTGACGACCCCAAGCTGCAAAACCAGATGCGCCAGGACCTGGACGACATGATCGGCATGCTCGACGCCACGCTTTCCTACTTGCACGAACAACGCACCAGCGAAGCGTTGCAATGGATGGATGTGCAAGCCTTGGCGGAATCACTGAGCGAGAATGCCCAGGATCAGGGTGCCGATGTCCAGGTCAGTGGTGCCTGCGCCCCGCTGCTGGTGCAACCCATGGCGCTGCGCTCGTGCATCAACAACCTCATCGACAATGCCTTGCGCTACGCCGGTCATGCCTCGATCGTCCTGGAAGATCAGCGCCACCAATTGCTGATCCGGGTGATCGATCACGGCCCCGGCATCGCCGCAGACAAACGCGAAGCTGTGTTCGAGCCGTTCTTTCGCCTGGAAGGCTCGCGCAACCGCAACTCCGGCGGCGTAGGCCTGGGCATGACCATCGCCCGGGAAGCCGCCGAACGTCTGGGTGGACAATTGAGCCTGGAGGAAACTCCCGGGGGCGGATTGACGGCGGTGATCGGCCTGCCCCGTCGTTGA
- a CDS encoding AI-2E family transporter — protein MLNNDRLLVQILLLVLFGASLWVMAPFWSALFWGAVLAFASWPLMRLLTRWVNGRESLAAALLMVGWMLLVAVPLVWLGFNLADHVRDATAFIRDVQVDGLPAAPEWLAGVPLVGGRLVTLWDSIDQQGAAMMVSIKPYLGRVGNWLLARSAQVGGGILELTLSIVFVFFFYRDGPRLAAFVQGLLERLIGDRAGYYVDLVAGTVQRVVNGVIGTAAAQAVLALIGFLIAGVPGALVLGIVTFLLSLIPMGPPLVWIPATAWLAWKGEYGMAVFLGIWGTFIISGVDNVLKPYLISRGGNLPLVIVLLGVFGGLIAFGFIGLFIGPTLLAVAYSLLTDWSKSHAR, from the coding sequence ATGCTCAATAACGATCGGCTATTGGTGCAGATTCTGCTGTTGGTGTTGTTCGGCGCAAGCCTCTGGGTGATGGCGCCATTCTGGTCGGCGCTGTTCTGGGGCGCCGTGCTGGCTTTCGCCAGTTGGCCGCTGATGCGCTTGCTGACCCGCTGGGTCAACGGGCGTGAATCCCTCGCCGCGGCGTTGCTGATGGTCGGCTGGATGTTACTGGTGGCTGTGCCGCTGGTGTGGCTGGGGTTCAACCTGGCCGATCATGTGCGCGATGCTACGGCGTTCATCAGGGATGTCCAGGTCGACGGCCTGCCCGCAGCGCCGGAATGGCTGGCTGGTGTACCGCTGGTAGGCGGGCGGCTGGTGACGCTCTGGGACAGCATCGACCAACAGGGCGCGGCGATGATGGTGTCCATCAAGCCGTACCTCGGAAGGGTCGGCAATTGGTTGCTGGCCCGCAGCGCGCAAGTAGGCGGCGGTATTCTCGAACTGACGTTGAGCATCGTGTTCGTGTTCTTTTTCTACCGTGACGGCCCGCGCCTGGCGGCTTTTGTCCAAGGCTTGCTGGAGCGGTTGATTGGTGACCGTGCCGGGTACTACGTCGACCTGGTGGCCGGTACGGTGCAGCGGGTGGTCAACGGCGTGATTGGTACCGCGGCGGCCCAGGCCGTGCTCGCGCTGATCGGTTTCCTGATCGCAGGCGTGCCGGGAGCACTGGTGCTTGGTATTGTCACTTTCCTGCTCAGTCTGATCCCCATGGGCCCGCCGCTGGTCTGGATCCCCGCCACGGCGTGGCTGGCGTGGAAGGGCGAATACGGGATGGCGGTGTTCCTCGGTATCTGGGGCACCTTCATCATCAGCGGGGTGGATAACGTGCTCAAGCCTTACCTGATCAGCCGCGGCGGAAACCTGCCGCTGGTCATCGTGCTGCTGGGGGTTTTCGGCGGGTTGATCGCCTTTGGTTTCATCGGCCTGTTCATCGGTCCGACGCTGTTGGCGGTGGCGTACAGCTTGCTGACGGATTGGAGCAAGAGCCACGCGCGGTAA
- a CDS encoding DUF4892 domain-containing protein codes for MYSFALLALAAFGPAALAADVPGSQDLARVPRMPDAQIVDYKQTSDLERIYPMGSIRRISGQLRFDGQVDARGNATSVTYELPPEHTATQAFTAAREALQKQDAELLFWCQARDCGESSLWANQVFGNAKLYGADSGQAYLLLRLAPPADNTLIALYAITRGNRKAYLHVEQFEANAPLGDLLPTSATLLRQLKDTGVLDLPRLAGEPDDAWLRLLSRALNLDTGLRVSIAGPQAEVWRQALIGQGVRAARMETASDDAKGLHLELLR; via the coding sequence ATGTATTCATTCGCCCTGCTGGCGCTGGCCGCTTTCGGTCCGGCCGCCCTGGCCGCCGATGTGCCCGGCAGTCAGGACCTGGCGCGCGTGCCGCGGATGCCCGACGCGCAAATCGTCGATTACAAGCAAACCAGCGACCTTGAGCGTATCTACCCGATGGGCTCGATCCGCAGGATCAGCGGCCAGCTGCGCTTCGATGGGCAGGTCGACGCCCGCGGCAACGCCACGTCGGTCACCTATGAATTACCGCCGGAGCACACCGCCACCCAGGCTTTTACCGCTGCTCGCGAAGCACTGCAGAAGCAGGACGCCGAGCTGCTTTTCTGGTGCCAGGCGCGTGATTGCGGTGAAAGCAGCCTGTGGGCCAACCAGGTGTTCGGCAATGCCAAGCTCTATGGTGCCGACAGCGGCCAGGCCTATCTGCTGTTGCGCCTGGCGCCGCCGGCGGACAACACGCTGATCGCGCTGTATGCCATCACCCGTGGCAACCGCAAGGCCTACCTGCACGTCGAACAGTTCGAAGCGAACGCTCCCCTGGGGGATCTGCTGCCGACATCGGCGACGTTGCTGCGCCAGCTCAAGGACACCGGCGTGCTGGATCTGCCGCGTCTTGCCGGCGAGCCGGACGACGCCTGGCTGCGCTTGCTCTCCCGGGCGCTGAACCTGGACACCGGCCTTCGGGTCAGCATCGCCGGCCCGCAGGCCGAGGTGTGGCGCCAGGCCCTCATTGGCCAGGGTGTGCGGGCCGCGCGCATGGAGACGGCCAGTGATGACGCGAAGGGTCTGCACCTTGAACTGTTGCGATAA
- a CDS encoding alpha/beta hydrolase has translation MNAVEEVRLSLPHIELAAHLFGPEDGRPVIALHGWLDNANSFARLAPRLEGVRVIALDMAGHGHSGHRPPGAGYALWDYAHDVLQVAEQLGLKRFALLGHSMGAIVSLVLAGSLPERITHLGLIDGVIPPTAKGDNAAERMGMALQAQLDLQEKRKPVYTTLDRAIEARMKGLVAVSREAAELLAQRGLMPVPGGYTWRTDNRLTLPSPLRLTDEQAMAFVARVACPAHLVVAADGMLAQHPELLERLPFSHERLPGGHHLHLNDEVGAALVADCFNRFFSVS, from the coding sequence ATGAACGCCGTCGAAGAGGTTCGCCTGAGCTTGCCCCATATCGAACTCGCCGCCCATCTGTTCGGGCCGGAAGATGGGCGGCCGGTGATCGCGCTGCATGGCTGGCTGGACAACGCCAACAGCTTCGCCCGGCTCGCCCCACGGCTAGAGGGTGTGCGGGTGATTGCCCTGGACATGGCCGGCCACGGTCATTCCGGACACCGCCCGCCCGGGGCCGGTTACGCCCTGTGGGACTACGCCCATGATGTACTGCAAGTGGCCGAGCAATTGGGCTTGAAGCGTTTCGCGCTGTTGGGGCACTCCATGGGTGCCATCGTTTCGCTGGTGCTGGCCGGCTCCCTGCCGGAGCGGATCACGCATCTGGGCCTGATCGATGGCGTGATTCCTCCTACAGCCAAGGGCGACAATGCGGCGGAACGCATGGGCATGGCCCTACAGGCGCAGCTGGATTTGCAGGAAAAGCGCAAACCGGTCTACACAACCCTCGACCGAGCCATCGAAGCGCGTATGAAAGGGCTGGTGGCGGTCAGTCGCGAGGCCGCCGAGTTGCTCGCCCAGCGCGGCCTGATGCCAGTGCCGGGTGGCTACACCTGGCGCACCGACAACCGCCTGACCTTGCCATCGCCACTGCGCCTGACCGATGAACAGGCCATGGCGTTCGTGGCCCGAGTCGCCTGTCCAGCGCACCTGGTGGTGGCCGCTGACGGCATGCTGGCCCAGCATCCGGAGTTGCTGGAACGGCTACCCTTCAGTCATGAGCGGTTGCCTGGCGGTCATCATTTGCACCTGAATGATGAGGTCGGTGCGGCTCTTGTAGCAGACTGTTTCAATCGGTTCTTCAGCGTTTCTTGA